One segment of Argiope bruennichi chromosome 11, qqArgBrue1.1, whole genome shotgun sequence DNA contains the following:
- the LOC129957546 gene encoding uncharacterized protein LOC129957546, translated as MEEIEDFEEFYYENEDYMKPPQKLEDLMNQEKHNIKTKVIDVGDNCIEIIRFPDLPEIAMGFDLNSLHLMSLQDLAMRRLAVQLCCHRKMLAYTVKKDSETRRQKEHEIRMYGLLKNLLPEVPLPPSMKHELFSLMKSVSREIIKWLDLHENYLGPCNLNEMENLVQLCWTSLGNVDYRETVAALIRQEKLDVTQRYNLACLYCLEEDIRELWRKMPEKSKNSYYDANPANIKQPDLVIIWTFILKGKIDNFLRYLEEKGNSHPSINHFGFESAATGGYRTAAQYFYEKLTFEEREKVLMKTAMSVASLRSNDYYFYMEERQQLGDVLFYLMSVMQPYEQKILLWYYPCETLKCVLDWPRQDAFIELAKSAYPFLSLHAYIRVLFNLSRNNSSGYNYSKLFQEFFMLGPFDFNLEMTYYKYILLDFFQSYDMETVKFILKHLEAQGIIDPILDSTSSFTHYELCKPCEWDLMKFFIEEVKLYESERRRNAKLLSESRRLHPEKKENQRLIDVKNNSDLEIQEKEINEPMAVKKLLMPLKAVYDNFINFLFQ; from the coding sequence ATGGAAGAGATAgaagattttgaggaattttattACGAAAACGAGGACTATATGAAGCCTCCCCAAAAGTTGGAAGATCTGATGAATCaagaaaaacataatattaaaactaaGGTTATTGACGTGGGAGATAACTGTATAGAAATTATACGATTTCCTGATCTGCCAGAAATAGCGATGGGGTTTGATCTTAACAGCCTGCACTTGATGTCGCTTCAAGATCTTGCTATGAGAAGATTGGCTGTACAGTTGTGCTGTCACCGCAAAATGCTTGCGTATACTGTGAAAAAAGATTCAGAGACGCGACGTCAAAAGGAACACGAAATAAGGATGTACGGTTTGTTAAAAAATCTTCTACCTGAAGTTCCGCTTCCACCATCCATGAAACACGAGTTATTCAGTTTAATGAAATCTGTTTCCAGAGAAATTATAAAATGGTTGGACctccatgaaaattatttaggtCCGTGCAACCTAAACGAAATGGAGAATTTGGTACAACTGTGCTGGACTAGCTTGGGGAATGTGGATTATCGGGAAACAGTCGCAGCACTCATTCGCCAAGAAAAGCTGGACGTGACACAACGTTACAATCTCGCTTGCCTGTATTGCTTGGAAGAGGACATCAGAGAGCTTTGGCGAAAGATGCCCGAAAAAAGCAAAAACTCCTATTATGATGCCAACCCTGCGAATATCAAGCAACCAGATTTAGTTATTATTTGGACTTTTatcttaaaaggaaaaatagataACTTTCTTAGATACcttgaagaaaaaggaaattccCACCCCTCCATTAATCACTTTGGGTTCGAAAGTGCTGCAACCGGCGGTTACAGAACGGCTGCTCAGTACTTTTATGAAAAGTTAACGTTCGAAGAAAGAGAAAAAGTATTGATGAAAACCGCCATGTCTGTAGCAAGCCTACGTTCAAATGATTATTACTTTTACATGGAGGAACGCCAACAATTAGGTGACGTTTTGTTCTATTTGATGTCCGTGATGCAGCCGTACGAGCAGAAGATCTTGCTTTGGTACTACCCTTGTGAGACCTTGAAGTGCGTGCTGGATTGGCCCAGGCAAGATGCCTTTATCGAACTTGCAAAATCCGCATATCCTTTCCTTTCATTACACGCTTACATCCGGGTGCTTTTCAATCTGTCCCGAAACAATTCCTCGGGatataattattcgaaattatttcaagaattttttatgcTCGGTCCCTTTGATTTCAATTTGGAGATGACAtactacaaatatattttgctagatttttttcaaagttacgACATGGAAactgtcaaatttattttgaaacatctgGAAGCTCAGGGAATAATTGATCCTATTTTGGATTCCACAAGCAGTTTCACTCACTACGAACTATGCAAACCGTGTGAATGggatttgatgaaatttttcatcGAAGAGGTCAAACTCTATGAATCAGAGAGACGGAGAAATGCGAAATTATTGAGTGAAAGTCGGAGATTACATCCGGAGAAGAAAGAAAACC